The following are encoded in a window of Flavobacterium sp. WC2421 genomic DNA:
- the arsC gene encoding arsenate reductase (glutaredoxin) (This arsenate reductase requires both glutathione and glutaredoxin to convert arsenate to arsenite, after which the efflux transporter formed by ArsA and ArsB can extrude the arsenite from the cell, providing resistance.) — protein sequence MIQIYHNPRCGKSRNALALVEETKQEYEVIKYLEQPPTYPDLILLLKKLHLKPLELVRQKEKIWIENYKNKSMTDESIINAMVSNPILIERPILIKGDKAIIGRDLEKVNHFL from the coding sequence ATGATACAAATATACCATAACCCCCGTTGCGGAAAATCAAGAAATGCTTTAGCACTAGTAGAAGAAACAAAACAAGAATATGAAGTTATAAAATATCTAGAGCAACCACCTACTTATCCAGACTTAATTTTACTATTAAAAAAGCTTCATTTAAAACCACTAGAATTAGTACGCCAAAAAGAAAAAATTTGGATTGAAAATTACAAAAATAAATCTATGACTGACGAATCAATAATTAATGCCATGGTATCAAACCCAATTCTTATTGAAAGACCCATCCTTATAAAAGGAGATAAAGCAATCATTGGCAGGGACTTAGAGAAAGTTAACCATTTCCTGTAG